A single genomic interval of Streptomyces graminofaciens harbors:
- a CDS encoding MarR family winged helix-turn-helix transcriptional regulator: MPKPLSLSFDPISRADEHWKQRWGNVPSMAAITSIMRAQQILLAEVDAVVKPYGLTFARYEALVLLTFSQKGELPMSKIGERLMVHPTSVTNTVDRLVKSGLVDKRPNPNDGRGTLASITDKGREVCDAATRDLMAMDFGLGAYDAEECGEIFAILRPLRVAAGDFEEE, from the coding sequence GTGCCGAAGCCGCTCAGCCTCTCCTTCGACCCCATCTCGCGTGCCGACGAGCACTGGAAGCAGCGCTGGGGAAACGTACCGTCCATGGCCGCGATCACCTCGATCATGCGCGCCCAGCAGATCCTGCTGGCCGAGGTCGACGCCGTCGTCAAGCCGTACGGGCTGACCTTCGCGCGCTATGAGGCCCTGGTGCTGCTCACCTTCTCGCAGAAGGGCGAGCTGCCGATGTCCAAGATCGGCGAACGGCTCATGGTGCATCCCACGTCGGTCACCAACACGGTCGACCGCCTGGTGAAGTCGGGTCTGGTCGACAAGCGCCCCAACCCCAACGACGGCCGTGGCACCCTCGCCTCCATCACGGACAAGGGCCGCGAGGTCTGCGACGCGGCCACCCGCGACCTGATGGCCATGGACTTCGGCCTCGGCGCGTACGACGCGGAGGAATGCGGGGAGATCTTCGCGATCCTGCGCCCGCTGCGGGTGGCGGCGGGGGATTTCGAGGAGGAGTGA
- a CDS encoding glycoside hydrolase family 6 protein — protein MSRLIRTSVVIRTPIRFLAALSVLAALPLTAGCSSEIPAGVGEASVVGDATEEADERVRSAAGSPFWVDPSSPAAQQVDSWEREGREKDAVLLRRIADRPAALWPAGDDPVPMIRAATRAADDEDRTAVFVAYNIPHRDCGQHSAGGAHDSDAYRDWIDAFADAIGDSEALVVLEPDAIAHIVDGCTPGEYHAERERLLGEAIDRLKEQPETKVYLDAGNPAWIKDSGRLVDPLRRAGVARADGFSLNVSNFQTDATTKAYGLRLSEELGGKHFVVDSSRNGNGPLAGDRAEAWCNPPGRALGTPPTVDTDEPALDAYLWIKRPGESDGECRGGPAAGQWWPDYALGLARNSKAQ, from the coding sequence ATGTCCCGGCTGATCCGTACCTCGGTCGTCATCCGTACGCCGATCCGTTTCCTCGCGGCGCTCTCCGTCCTGGCCGCCCTCCCGCTCACGGCCGGCTGCTCCTCCGAGATCCCCGCCGGGGTGGGTGAGGCCTCCGTCGTCGGGGATGCCACCGAGGAGGCCGACGAGAGGGTCCGGTCGGCGGCCGGATCGCCGTTCTGGGTCGATCCGTCGAGTCCCGCCGCCCAGCAGGTCGACAGCTGGGAGCGGGAGGGGCGGGAGAAGGACGCCGTGCTGCTGCGGCGCATCGCGGACCGCCCGGCCGCGCTGTGGCCCGCGGGCGACGACCCGGTGCCCATGATCCGCGCGGCGACCAGGGCCGCCGACGACGAGGACCGAACCGCCGTCTTCGTCGCGTACAACATCCCGCACCGCGACTGCGGCCAGCACTCGGCCGGCGGAGCGCACGACTCGGACGCCTACCGGGACTGGATCGACGCGTTCGCCGACGCCATCGGCGACAGCGAGGCGCTCGTCGTCCTCGAACCCGACGCGATCGCGCACATCGTGGACGGCTGCACCCCCGGCGAGTACCACGCCGAGCGCGAACGGCTGCTGGGCGAGGCGATCGACCGGCTGAAGGAGCAGCCCGAGACCAAGGTGTACCTGGACGCGGGCAACCCGGCCTGGATCAAGGACTCGGGCAGGCTGGTCGACCCGCTGCGGCGGGCCGGTGTCGCACGCGCCGACGGCTTCTCCCTCAACGTCTCCAACTTCCAGACCGACGCCACGACGAAGGCGTACGGGCTGCGCCTGTCCGAGGAACTCGGCGGCAAGCACTTCGTCGTCGACAGCAGCCGCAACGGCAACGGCCCGCTCGCCGGCGACCGCGCCGAGGCCTGGTGCAACCCGCCCGGCCGCGCCCTCGGCACCCCGCCGACCGTCGACACCGACGAGCCCGCCCTCGACGCCTACCTGTGGATCAAGCGGCCCGGGGAGTCGGACGGGGAGTGCCGGGGCGGCCCGGCGGCCGGGCAGTGGTGGCCGGACTACGCCCTGGGGCTGGCGCGCAACTCCAAGGCGCAGTGA
- a CDS encoding kelch motif-containing protein: MARQLSKKTKKLLLGVGAFALLVGLNAPAAIGFAQEQYYEWKIAQPGYRARYGSWKQVDIPEKYRTNAIHAALLHTGKVLIVAGSGNEQKKFDKGDFDTVLWDPVRNTFKKIPTPEDFFCSGHAQLPDGRLLVAGGTARYELLEGEVERAGGGMRVKNENPDKAVVLKKGTRFRSPAGVEYVSRFDVTVPKAERTFDVTYDEAGVMRPWKTSVKPSEARVFVESAKKGERFVTAKQAQYEIVGLKGEDADNTYGLSEKITMDKQDFQGIRAAYEFDPKAERYVPVDPMDKARWYPTLVGLADGRVLAVSGLDDVGVVDPGDNEIYDPRTKKWKPGPKRYFPTYPALFLTKGGKLFYPASNAGYGPDDLGRAPGLWDLRTNKFKKVPGLTDLDRTETSAAVLLPPAQDQKVMILGGGGVGESKKATSRTAVVDLKADNPSFKDGPDLPHGTRYLNSVLMPDDTVFTSNGSRDYRGRSASNILRAQFYDPKSNSFRTAANPRVGRNYHSEALLLPDGRVATFGSDPLYDDQQNTKLGHFEQRMEIFTPPTLHKYGKNRPALGEGPQELDAKGRATFATLHPERVVTARLMRPSAVTHSTDVEQRSIALGVTKTRYSVTVDAPTDPTLVPPGWYMLFVADAQGTPSEAKWIQVK; this comes from the coding sequence ATGGCCCGCCAGCTCTCGAAGAAGACGAAGAAGCTCCTGCTCGGTGTCGGCGCCTTCGCGCTGCTCGTCGGTCTCAACGCCCCGGCCGCCATCGGCTTCGCACAGGAGCAGTACTACGAGTGGAAGATCGCCCAGCCCGGCTACCGGGCCAGATACGGCTCCTGGAAGCAGGTCGACATCCCCGAGAAGTACCGCACCAACGCCATCCACGCGGCCCTGCTGCACACCGGCAAGGTGCTGATCGTCGCCGGGTCGGGCAACGAGCAGAAGAAGTTCGACAAGGGCGACTTCGACACCGTGCTGTGGGACCCGGTGAGGAACACCTTCAAGAAGATCCCCACCCCCGAGGACTTCTTCTGCTCCGGGCACGCCCAACTCCCCGACGGCCGCCTCCTGGTCGCCGGCGGCACCGCCCGCTACGAGTTGCTGGAGGGCGAGGTCGAACGGGCCGGCGGCGGTATGCGGGTCAAGAACGAGAACCCCGACAAGGCGGTCGTCCTGAAGAAGGGCACCCGCTTCCGCTCACCGGCCGGCGTCGAGTACGTCAGCCGCTTCGACGTCACGGTCCCCAAGGCCGAGCGCACCTTCGACGTCACGTACGACGAGGCCGGGGTGATGCGGCCCTGGAAGACCAGCGTCAAGCCGAGCGAGGCCCGGGTCTTCGTCGAGTCCGCGAAGAAGGGGGAGCGCTTCGTCACGGCCAAGCAGGCCCAGTACGAGATCGTCGGCCTCAAGGGCGAGGACGCCGACAACACGTACGGCCTCTCGGAGAAGATCACCATGGACAAGCAGGACTTCCAGGGGATCAGGGCGGCGTACGAGTTCGACCCGAAGGCCGAGAGGTATGTGCCGGTCGACCCGATGGACAAGGCCCGCTGGTACCCCACGCTCGTCGGCCTGGCGGACGGGCGTGTGCTCGCCGTCTCCGGACTCGACGACGTCGGTGTGGTGGACCCCGGTGACAACGAGATCTACGACCCGAGGACCAAGAAGTGGAAGCCGGGCCCCAAGCGGTACTTCCCCACGTACCCCGCCCTCTTCCTCACCAAGGGCGGGAAACTCTTCTACCCCGCCTCGAACGCCGGCTACGGCCCCGACGACCTCGGCCGCGCACCGGGCCTGTGGGACCTGAGGACGAACAAGTTCAAGAAGGTGCCGGGTCTGACGGACCTGGACCGGACGGAGACCTCGGCGGCCGTGCTGCTCCCGCCCGCGCAGGACCAGAAGGTGATGATCCTCGGCGGCGGTGGCGTCGGCGAGTCCAAGAAGGCCACCTCGCGCACGGCGGTCGTCGACCTGAAGGCGGACAACCCCTCCTTCAAGGACGGCCCCGACCTCCCGCACGGCACGCGCTACCTCAACAGCGTGCTCATGCCGGACGACACCGTCTTCACCTCCAACGGCTCCAGGGACTACCGCGGCCGCAGCGCCAGCAACATCCTCCGGGCGCAGTTCTACGACCCGAAGTCCAACTCCTTCCGTACGGCCGCCAACCCCAGGGTCGGCCGCAACTACCACTCCGAGGCGCTGCTCCTGCCCGACGGCCGGGTCGCCACCTTCGGGTCCGACCCGCTCTACGACGACCAGCAGAACACCAAGCTGGGCCACTTCGAGCAGCGCATGGAGATCTTCACCCCGCCGACCCTCCACAAGTACGGCAAGAACCGGCCCGCGCTCGGTGAGGGCCCGCAGGAGCTGGACGCCAAGGGCCGCGCGACCTTCGCCACGCTGCACCCGGAGCGGGTGGTGACGGCCCGGCTGATGCGCCCGAGCGCGGTCACGCACAGCACGGACGTCGAACAGCGCTCCATCGCCCTGGGGGTCACCAAGACCCGCTACTCGGTCACCGTCGACGCACCGACCGACCCGACACTGGTCCCGCCGGGCTGGTACATGCTGTTCGTGGCGGACGCACAGGGGACGCCGTCGGAGGCGAAGTGGATCCAAGTGAAGTGA
- a CDS encoding glycosyltransferase family 2 protein → MRPEGYDYDSHSVLAGPLTEPPGSAYQVRYIRLLSREPHRIRAVLLMTLAPVLTGLLLVYLVWPTHWVSREGADSWLVGLDVTMLIAIGLIELFMVVNVASIAHATMVARDPVPVVPEPGTRVAFLTTYVPGKEPLAMVRATLEGATRIRHTGPLDVWLLDEGDDDHAKALCAELGVRHFTRHGVPEWNRPRGPHKARTKHGNYNAWIAAHGEEYEFFASVDTDHVPLPNFLERMMGYFRDPDVAFVVGPQVYGNYTTAVTKAAESQQFLFHALIQRAGNRYRAPMFVGTNNVVRIAAVKQIGGLYDSITEDMATGFELHRRRNPGTRRHWRSVYTPDVLAVGEGPVSWTDFFTQQLRWSRGTYETLFKQYWKAPFTMPWGRLFSYTLMLVYYPMTAVNWLLGIVSCVLFLWFGASGTQVAASVWLMLYSDAAALQIGLYLWNRRHNVSPHEPEGSGGLAGMAMSALSAPIYLESLGAALLRLPCRFVITPKGGDASADRLPTFRVHLFWATVLASSLTASFVLDHSHAAMRTWAVLALAVSLAPVAVWIVTRHRARRTSAAHRTDRRDAATAAARLDDGPEPALAATPGTAVTPAPTVSGTTTGGS, encoded by the coding sequence GTGCGGCCGGAGGGATACGACTACGACAGCCACAGCGTGCTTGCCGGGCCGCTCACGGAGCCGCCCGGATCGGCGTACCAGGTGCGATACATCAGGCTTCTGTCGCGCGAGCCGCACCGAATACGGGCCGTCCTGCTGATGACGCTCGCCCCCGTCCTCACCGGCCTCCTGCTGGTCTACCTGGTGTGGCCCACCCACTGGGTCTCCCGCGAGGGCGCCGACAGTTGGCTCGTCGGGCTCGACGTGACCATGCTGATAGCCATCGGGCTGATCGAGCTGTTCATGGTCGTCAACGTCGCCTCGATCGCCCACGCGACGATGGTCGCCCGCGACCCCGTCCCCGTCGTCCCCGAACCCGGCACCCGCGTCGCCTTCCTCACCACCTATGTCCCGGGCAAGGAACCCCTCGCCATGGTCCGGGCCACCCTCGAAGGCGCCACCCGCATCCGGCACACCGGCCCCCTCGACGTCTGGCTCCTCGACGAGGGCGACGACGACCACGCCAAGGCCCTCTGCGCGGAACTGGGCGTACGCCACTTCACCCGGCACGGCGTTCCCGAGTGGAACCGGCCCAGGGGCCCGCACAAGGCCCGTACCAAGCACGGGAACTACAACGCCTGGATCGCGGCACACGGCGAGGAGTACGAGTTCTTCGCCTCCGTGGACACCGATCACGTCCCGCTCCCCAACTTCCTGGAGCGGATGATGGGGTACTTCCGGGATCCCGACGTCGCCTTCGTCGTCGGGCCCCAGGTGTACGGCAACTACACCACCGCCGTCACCAAGGCCGCGGAGTCCCAGCAGTTCCTCTTCCACGCCCTCATCCAGCGCGCCGGCAACCGCTACCGCGCCCCCATGTTCGTCGGCACCAACAACGTCGTACGCATCGCCGCCGTCAAGCAGATCGGCGGGCTGTACGACTCCATCACCGAGGACATGGCCACCGGGTTCGAACTGCACCGGCGCCGCAATCCGGGGACGCGCAGGCACTGGCGGTCCGTGTACACGCCCGACGTGCTCGCCGTCGGTGAGGGTCCCGTCTCCTGGACGGACTTCTTCACCCAGCAGTTGCGCTGGTCGCGCGGCACCTACGAGACGCTCTTCAAGCAGTACTGGAAGGCACCCTTCACCATGCCCTGGGGCCGCCTCTTCTCGTACACGCTGATGCTCGTCTACTACCCGATGACGGCCGTCAACTGGCTGCTCGGCATCGTCAGTTGTGTGCTGTTCCTGTGGTTCGGGGCGTCCGGCACGCAGGTCGCCGCCTCCGTCTGGCTGATGCTCTACAGCGACGCGGCCGCCCTCCAGATCGGGCTGTATCTGTGGAACCGGCGGCACAACGTCTCGCCCCACGAGCCGGAGGGGTCCGGAGGGCTGGCCGGGATGGCCATGTCCGCGCTCTCCGCGCCCATCTACCTGGAGTCCCTGGGGGCCGCGCTGCTCCGGCTGCCCTGCCGTTTCGTCATCACCCCCAAGGGCGGGGACGCCAGCGCGGACCGGCTGCCGACCTTCCGGGTCCATCTGTTCTGGGCGACGGTCCTGGCGTCCTCGCTGACCGCGTCGTTCGTCCTCGACCACAGCCATGCGGCCATGCGCACCTGGGCGGTCCTCGCCCTGGCGGTCTCGCTCGCGCCCGTCGCCGTGTGGATCGTCACCCGGCACCGGGCCCGCCGGACGAGCGCCGCCCACCGGACCGACCGCCGCGACGCCGCGACGGCCGCGGCCAGGCTCGACGACGGCCCCGAACCGGCGCTCGCCGCCACCCCGGGCACCGCGGTGACCCCCGCCCCGACGGTCTCCGGCACCACGACAGGAGGCAGCTAG
- a CDS encoding MTH1187 family thiamine-binding protein, which produces MIVAFSVTPLGVGEDVGEYVADAVRVVRASGLPNRTDAMFTSIEGEWDEVMDVVRRAVAAVEERAPRVSLVLKADIRPGVADGLTSKVETVERHLSA; this is translated from the coding sequence GTGATCGTCGCCTTCTCCGTGACTCCGCTCGGCGTCGGCGAGGACGTGGGGGAGTACGTCGCCGACGCCGTGCGGGTCGTCCGTGCGTCGGGGCTGCCCAACCGCACCGACGCGATGTTCACCTCGATCGAGGGTGAGTGGGACGAGGTGATGGACGTCGTGCGGCGTGCCGTCGCCGCCGTCGAGGAGCGCGCGCCCAGGGTGTCCCTCGTCCTCAAGGCGGACATCCGCCCCGGCGTCGCGGACGGACTGACATCGAAGGTGGAGACGGTGGAACGGCACCTGTCCGCGTAG
- a CDS encoding DUF3817 domain-containing protein has translation MDIKTASALRRLRLVSAPEAVSFLLLLVCSVLKRTTEFNAVPVMGRVHAVLFILYLIFWAVAWIRTKWSLKTAALYFALSVLPTGGFFADRRLRREAENAVDAAIASRVSKEGIVNA, from the coding sequence GTGGACATTAAGACCGCCTCCGCCCTGCGCCGCCTGCGCCTCGTCTCGGCCCCCGAAGCGGTGTCGTTCCTGCTGCTGCTCGTCTGCTCGGTGCTGAAGCGCACCACGGAGTTCAACGCGGTGCCCGTCATGGGCCGGGTCCACGCCGTCCTCTTCATCCTGTATCTGATCTTCTGGGCCGTCGCCTGGATCCGCACCAAGTGGTCGCTGAAGACGGCCGCGCTGTACTTCGCCCTGTCCGTGCTGCCGACCGGCGGTTTCTTCGCCGACCGGAGGCTGCGCCGGGAGGCCGAGAACGCAGTCGACGCTGCGATCGCCTCCCGCGTCAGCAAGGAAGGGATCGTGAACGCGTGA
- a CDS encoding AIM24 family protein has protein sequence MFRLQGSKVLAVEMTGDAVKAKNGSMVAYDGQMAFKKLSGGGEGIRGMVTRRLTGEQMTLMEVRGQGTCWFADRASEINLVNLQGDKLYVESSNLLATDGGLRTGTSFTGLRGASQGNGLFTTTIEGHGQAAIMSDGPAVVLRVSRQYPLTVDPGAYIAHQGDLHQSFQSGVTFRTLLGEGGGEAFQIRFEGDGLVYVQPSERNTIAGEV, from the coding sequence ATGTTCCGACTTCAAGGCAGCAAGGTGCTGGCCGTCGAGATGACCGGCGACGCCGTCAAGGCGAAGAACGGCTCGATGGTCGCGTACGACGGCCAGATGGCGTTCAAGAAGCTGAGCGGCGGCGGTGAGGGCATCCGCGGGATGGTGACCCGTCGACTGACCGGCGAGCAGATGACGTTGATGGAGGTGAGGGGGCAGGGCACCTGCTGGTTCGCGGACCGGGCCTCCGAGATCAACCTCGTGAATCTCCAGGGGGACAAGCTGTACGTGGAGTCGAGCAACCTGCTCGCGACGGACGGCGGGCTGCGCACCGGCACGAGCTTCACCGGCCTGCGCGGCGCCTCCCAGGGCAACGGCCTGTTCACCACGACCATCGAGGGCCACGGTCAGGCGGCGATCATGTCCGACGGCCCGGCGGTGGTGCTGCGGGTGAGCCGCCAGTACCCCCTGACGGTCGACCCGGGGGCGTACATCGCGCACCAGGGTGATCTCCACCAGTCGTTCCAGTCGGGTGTGACGTTCCGCACACTCCTCGGCGAGGGCGGCGGCGAGGCCTTCCAGATCCGCTTCGAGGGCGACGGACTCGTCTACGTCCAGCCGAGCGAGCGGAACACGATCGCGGGGGAGGTGTGA
- a CDS encoding AIM24 family protein — translation MPFREINSKMIEATVMPGQRLFSQRGAMLAYKGEVSFTPNMQGGQGGIASMIGRRVAGEATPLMTVEGSGTVLFGHGGHHIQVINLTGETLYVEADRLLAFDGTLQQGTMFMGSQGGVMGMVRGQVTGQGLFTTTLKGHGAVAVMAHGGVIEVPITPQRPVHVDPQAYVAHHGDVRNKLSTALGWRDMVGRGSGEAFQLELSGSGAVYVQASEEKL, via the coding sequence ATGCCCTTTCGTGAGATCAACTCCAAGATGATCGAGGCGACGGTCATGCCCGGCCAGCGGCTGTTCAGCCAGCGCGGCGCGATGCTCGCCTACAAGGGCGAGGTGTCCTTCACGCCCAACATGCAGGGCGGCCAGGGCGGCATCGCGTCGATGATCGGCCGCCGGGTGGCGGGTGAGGCGACGCCGCTGATGACGGTCGAGGGCAGCGGCACGGTCCTGTTCGGACACGGCGGCCACCACATCCAGGTGATCAACCTGACCGGCGAGACCCTCTACGTCGAGGCCGACCGCCTGCTGGCCTTCGACGGCACGCTCCAGCAGGGCACGATGTTCATGGGCTCGCAGGGCGGCGTCATGGGCATGGTCCGCGGCCAGGTGACCGGCCAGGGCCTGTTCACGACCACCCTCAAGGGCCACGGCGCGGTCGCCGTCATGGCGCACGGCGGTGTCATCGAGGTCCCGATCACCCCCCAGCGCCCGGTCCACGTGGACCCCCAGGCGTACGTGGCGCACCACGGCGACGTACGCAACAAGCTGTCCACCGCGCTCGGCTGGCGCGACATGGTGGGCCGCGGCTCCGGCGAGGCGTTCCAGCTGGAGCTGAGCGGCAGTGGTGCGGTGTACGTCCAGGCCTCGGAGGAGAAGCTGTGA
- a CDS encoding AIM24 family protein: MYGAPGAGPTVHDPMTLPSDDNVNNYTFCVELKGSQWFLQKGKMIAYYGQMEFNGIGHGRLDRLVRTSFHSPLHASDWVVAEGSGKMLLADRAFDVNSYDLEDGNLTIRSGNLLAFQPSLALKQSIVPGFLTLIGTGKFVAASNGPVVFMEPPIRVDPQALVGWADCPSPCHHYDHGYMTGVMGGLRALTGIGGASGEEHQFEFVGAGTVLLQSSEMLMAEQATGMVPHEPGVPGGGGMPGYQGQQPGAPRLPGQLGDLQRRFGL, encoded by the coding sequence ATGTACGGGGCTCCGGGCGCCGGCCCGACCGTCCACGACCCCATGACGCTGCCGAGCGACGACAACGTCAACAACTACACCTTCTGCGTGGAGCTCAAGGGGAGCCAGTGGTTCCTGCAGAAGGGGAAGATGATCGCGTATTACGGCCAGATGGAGTTCAACGGCATCGGGCACGGTCGGCTGGACCGGCTCGTCCGTACGTCGTTCCATTCGCCTCTGCACGCGAGCGACTGGGTCGTGGCGGAGGGATCGGGCAAGATGCTCCTCGCCGACCGGGCCTTCGACGTCAATTCGTATGACCTGGAAGACGGCAACCTGACCATTCGCTCGGGCAACCTTCTCGCTTTTCAGCCAAGTCTCGCGCTGAAGCAGTCGATCGTTCCGGGCTTCCTGACACTGATCGGGACCGGAAAGTTCGTGGCCGCCTCGAACGGCCCTGTCGTCTTCATGGAGCCCCCCATCCGGGTGGACCCGCAGGCGCTGGTCGGCTGGGCCGACTGCCCCTCGCCGTGCCACCACTACGACCACGGGTACATGACGGGCGTGATGGGCGGCCTACGTGCGCTGACGGGCATCGGCGGCGCCTCCGGCGAGGAGCACCAGTTCGAGTTCGTCGGGGCGGGCACGGTGCTGCTCCAGTCCTCCGAGATGCTGATGGCCGAGCAGGCCACGGGCATGGTCCCGCACGAGCCGGGGGTGCCGGGCGGCGGCGGGATGCCGGGGTACCAAGGACAGCAACCGGGGGCACCGCGCCTTCCCGGACAGCTGGGGGACCTCCAGCGTCGCTTCGGGCTGTGA
- a CDS encoding MarR family winged helix-turn-helix transcriptional regulator, whose product METETATRWLTDAEQCAWRTHLEVNRLLTYQLEKDLQPFGLTMNDYEILVNLSESEGVRMRMSDLASATLQSKSRLSHQITRMENADLVRRENCESDRRGLYAVLTEHGMETMKKVAPHHVASVRRHFIDLLPAEALDELHKSLTPIAEHLRSHRGKP is encoded by the coding sequence ATGGAGACCGAAACGGCCACGCGCTGGCTGACCGATGCGGAGCAGTGCGCCTGGCGCACCCACCTCGAGGTCAACAGGCTGCTCACCTACCAGCTCGAAAAGGACCTGCAGCCGTTCGGCCTGACTATGAACGACTACGAGATCCTGGTGAACCTCTCCGAGTCGGAGGGCGTACGGATGCGGATGAGCGACCTCGCGTCCGCCACTCTCCAGTCGAAGAGCCGCCTGTCGCACCAGATCACGCGGATGGAGAACGCGGACCTGGTACGCCGCGAGAACTGCGAGTCCGACCGGCGCGGGCTGTATGCCGTGCTCACCGAGCACGGCATGGAGACGATGAAGAAGGTGGCGCCACATCATGTCGCCTCCGTGCGGCGGCATTTCATCGATCTGCTGCCGGCGGAGGCCCTGGACGAGCTGCACAAGTCGTTGACACCCATCGCGGAGCACCTGCGCAGCCATCGGGGCAAGCCGTAG
- a CDS encoding sensor histidine kinase — protein sequence MRRRLGSVRARATLAATLVVAVALVAAGAAVLLALRSSLIDQADAEADSVARNAASALAHGFAYDKLILPDGDENPVEVLDRKEKPVAVGEDVEGISVSAIDSDRLNSETNDDADDRAEGDAEPEDEDTLVAGEVADETWYGEGTATVEGETKHYRFAGVDVVTAQGVPLTVYAGAPLSVEEDAVSTALTTMLIGLPLLLVTVSGVTYVVTKRALRPVEGIRAEMAAITASEDLSRRVPEPATHDEVARLARTTNETLAALETSVERQRAFVADASHELRSPIASLRTQLEVAAAHPELLDLDGAVEDTVRLQRLASDLLLLARLDAGERPQPDARFDLAAVVREETEGRDGVTVEGGTGPVEVRGSRNQVSRVLGNLLDNAGRHARERVAVALRTEGDWIVLAVADDGTGVPPADRDRVFERFVRLDESRARDDGGAGLGLAIARDIAVRHGGTLTVGDAPGGGALFELRLPQKG from the coding sequence ATGAGGCGGCGACTGGGGTCCGTACGGGCCCGCGCCACCCTCGCAGCCACCCTCGTCGTCGCCGTCGCCCTGGTCGCCGCGGGGGCCGCCGTACTGCTCGCGCTGCGGTCCAGCCTCATCGACCAGGCGGACGCCGAGGCCGACTCCGTGGCCCGCAACGCCGCCTCGGCGCTGGCGCACGGATTCGCCTACGACAAGCTGATCCTGCCGGACGGCGACGAGAACCCCGTTGAGGTACTGGACCGCAAGGAGAAGCCGGTCGCGGTCGGCGAGGACGTCGAGGGCATCAGCGTGAGCGCCATCGACTCGGACCGGCTGAACTCCGAGACGAACGACGACGCCGACGACCGGGCGGAGGGCGACGCGGAGCCGGAGGACGAGGACACGCTCGTCGCCGGCGAGGTCGCCGACGAGACCTGGTACGGCGAGGGCACGGCGACCGTCGAGGGGGAGACGAAGCACTACCGCTTCGCCGGGGTCGACGTGGTCACGGCGCAGGGTGTCCCGCTCACCGTCTACGCGGGCGCCCCGCTCTCCGTCGAGGAGGACGCCGTCAGCACCGCGTTGACGACGATGCTCATCGGGCTGCCCCTACTGCTGGTGACCGTCAGTGGTGTGACCTATGTCGTGACCAAGCGGGCCCTGCGCCCGGTCGAGGGCATCCGCGCCGAGATGGCCGCCATCACGGCCTCCGAGGACCTCTCGCGCCGCGTCCCCGAGCCCGCCACGCACGACGAGGTCGCCCGCCTCGCCCGTACGACGAACGAGACCCTCGCCGCCCTGGAGACCTCGGTGGAGCGGCAGCGCGCGTTCGTCGCGGACGCCTCGCACGAACTGCGCAGCCCGATCGCGTCCTTGCGCACACAGCTCGAAGTGGCCGCCGCGCACCCCGAGTTGCTGGACCTGGACGGCGCCGTCGAGGACACCGTACGACTCCAGCGCCTCGCCTCCGACCTGCTGCTGCTCGCCCGGCTCGATGCGGGGGAACGGCCGCAGCCGGACGCGCGGTTCGACCTCGCGGCCGTCGTACGGGAGGAGACGGAAGGACGGGACGGCGTGACCGTCGAGGGCGGCACCGGACCGGTCGAGGTGCGCGGATCGCGGAACCAGGTGTCCCGCGTCCTCGGCAACCTGCTGGACAACGCCGGGCGGCACGCCCGTGAGCGGGTCGCCGTCGCTCTGCGCACCGAGGGCGACTGGATCGTCCTGGCCGTCGCCGACGACGGCACCGGCGTACCGCCCGCCGACCGCGACCGTGTCTTCGAGCGCTTCGTCCGCCTCGACGAGTCCCGCGCGAGGGACGACGGCGGCGCGGGCCTGGGCCTGGCGATCGCGAGGGACATCGCCGTACGACACGGGGGAACGCTCACGGTCGGGGACGCGCCGGGAGGCGGAGCCCTCTTCGAACTCAGGTTGCCTCAGAAGGGATAG